The Ptiloglossa arizonensis isolate GNS036 chromosome 2, iyPtiAriz1_principal, whole genome shotgun sequence sequence GGACTCTTCTTAAGCATTGCAATTTATCTCCTATTACTATTTAAAGTTATACTAAAAATCGGAaaagatgtttttttttttgttgcagataaaaaaaagaatgttgGAATAAGTCTAACTTTTTGTATTCACACATTTTCTGCAACTACAATTATACATTTGCAAGAtactaaataattttaaatacgtatcaggtataaatataaaatattcatatGTGTAATATTCACTTTTATATGCTGAAAAGTTGAATATATTCTATATTGATAATATACttattataaacaattttgttGAATCACGGCCTTCTGTAAATAATCTCGAATTTTTATAGTTAATGGCAGCACCGATCATGTGGATAAcacaatagaaaaatatttgtaaaaaacagataaaattatcaaaatttatattaaatttataatacaaagtACAAATGGTATTACTGTAGTaagtaaattataattacataGTTCAGAGTGTTAACTTAACTTTAATATAAACTGTAACCTCTTTTAAAATTTGTCGATCTTTAATTTGAAAGGAAATAGTGATGTGTTTTCATTGAAAAccattattttccattattattGCATTTAAATTGTTATGAATATAACAATATATCATTTGAAACCACAAAAAGTTATTATATCCTTAAAACGTCGAATTTCATACCtcgatataataaattattatattataatttagaaTAAAGGGAAGAGAAAATCATATCAAGTAAATTATGGATGAAAAAGCCTACAAACAATATAAACGAATGATTGCTCGAGCTGAAGTTGCAATCGATAATAAACCTCCAAAGTTTAatgtttcttattattataataaacgtAATTTAACTGATGATGCGAATCGAGTTAGACAAATagacaaagaaaatataaaaatgttacaaagGATGAGCATAATTACTCGTACGAGAGTAagtatttttcacttaaaaaCTTTTCCGCGTAAATACaacagaaaaatacaaatgttaaaatatttttgcatacAGTTAACTACATTTGacttttacttttttatttttcttatttctcttTATTCTATATTgttctaattttaaaaagaacacAACACTAAGTTGAATTAAAATTATCTAATCGCTACTAATTGTGAGGACTTATCCCCACGATACTATTTGACTAATCCCTTGCTCCATCTATCATCTCTTTGTGCAAACTTACAAACATGtgactctcactctctctctctctttgtctttAAAATAGAGAGGTAAAACGTAGACATATAATTATATTACTAaagtttaatttataaataaagttaAGTTCATAGAAAATGTAATCTTGATTTCGACGCATTTGCATAACAGGGTGTAGTTGATTGTTGGCAGCCACGTATCAACTTTCAATCAAATCTTGAACATCCAGAAGCAGTAAATAATATGATTAAAAAATCAAATCAAATTTTACTAAAAAGAATTCGTGAAGCTAGTAGTAAATACCCTACTGCAGAACTGATCAAAAGTTGGAAATCATTAAAAAAGAAAGCAATAATCGATGGAAGGcaaattatcaatttttaatgTTCCAAAAATTTCATAGGGCACAATGTTTTACAATAATTCTATTCAGATAGCGATTACGTGTATGcgtttatacatacatatatacaatgtCTACatatatgaattatttatttatacatggAAAGATTATCTGCATTGATAattactaaaaatattttttcttgttGCACTATTTTTTTATACTGTAATTTAATACTTAGGTTCTCGATGAATTATTTTCTTACCTAATCGGATTTCTTATTAGGATTTTAGAATATGCAGTAGATTTATGATAATCCGGTCCCGCTTTAACCGGCTACATTTTTTTACATGAATACCAGTAGAAAAATCACCAACACATTTTGGGAAGTTTCATTTATGTTTGAATAAACGTATCTACTTTTTGTCATTGGtcgttatttatatatatatcaatcaatttatttttaacaaatatatgttaaaaatgACTTAGCTTATATTTGACagatttttgcaaaaaattgGAATCCAAATTGTGTCTCGCAAAAATGAAGATCACTGCATGGTCAAAGATGTGTCATTAATAAAAGAGTTGAATCCATCTATTCGAACTAAATGtttctttgaaattgaaattcgagGTGACAAACAAAAGCTGGGAATCATTCAATTTGAATTGTACGATGATATTGTACCGCAAACGTGTGCAAATTTCGCGGAACTATGTCGTGGTACAGAAAATGGTTTATCAtacaagtaaataaattttacgaataCTAGTTTTTTTACGTCgataattatttgaattttcagtattattttcttataattATCACGATTGTactatatgtataaataattatattacaatattttaactAGATCATAGTGATAAAAAATCATAATAATCAAAAGGTAACAGATTTTTGGTAAAGGTAATGGAAAATTATTACATTACAGGAACACACCATTTCATCGCATTGTTACGGGTTATTGGTGTCAAGGTGGAGACGTTACAAGGTACAATGGTAGTGGAGGAGTTTCTATATTTGATCAACCATTtgagaatgaaaatttcaacttACGTCATGCCGGTCCTGGAATTTTATCTATGTGTAACGACGATACAAATAAAAACGACTCAAAGTTTAATCTTACGTTTCGAATGTTAGAAACAATGGATGAAAAATATGTAGTATTTGGAAAAGTTATTTCAGGCCTAACAAATATTTATAAGGTATACAAATCCGTTTCGttacttttataattatatGAACATAAATTTTTGTTGTTCTCAGATTGAAGAATTTGGAACACAAACAGGAAAACCAATTAAAACAATAATTGTATCCAACTGTGGTATTATATCAAGAAAATACGAGTGGTACCCACAAAAATCAAGCGATGACGTAGAAATTTCATGAAATATGTTAATTCTAAAAGTCTTCAACGAAAGTGTGCAAATTATTATGCACTTAGATACTTTCGTGATCAAAGTTTCCAGAAATTCCTCGGTGCCATCTatctattgttattattatatcgATCAGTTTTTTTACGAATCGATAACTACACTACCGATCGGTAAATAGCAGTGGCCCACGATTGTacagtttttaaataattatattattattattacaaaattagaatataaaaatgtagtgtatttagttttttattttaaaaaattaatgagTAAGAGCAattcatatttatataaatatataagttaTATTTCTTTATCGAACAAAATGTTATTCTAGATATCATTTGATGGTGAAATTACAAAAATGAATGTGACGAGATACATCGTATCCAATGGTGAAGTAGAAATAAGAAAGTATTACGATTTTGTATTCTAAAgaagaaataagaaacaaatttttaactgagaaatacaataaatttctttttattaaaatgttCATCTAAAATGATGAAACATTATCTGATGTATGTGCGAT is a genomic window containing:
- the LOC143143859 gene encoding uncharacterized protein LOC143143859, with amino-acid sequence MDEKAYKQYKRMIARAEVAIDNKPPKFNVSYYYNKRNLTDDANRVRQIDKENIKMLQRMSIITRTRGVVDCWQPRINFQSNLEHPEAVNNMIKKSNQILLKRIREASSKYPTAELIKSWKSLKKKAIIDGRNTPFHRIVTGYWCQGGDVTRYNGSGGVSIFDQPFENENFNLRHAGPGILSMCNDDTNKNDSKFNLTFRMLETMDEKYVVFGKVISGLTNIYKIEEFGTQTGKPIKTIIVSNCGIISRKYEWYPQKSSDDVEIS